In Heliangelus exortis chromosome 18, bHelExo1.hap1, whole genome shotgun sequence, a single genomic region encodes these proteins:
- the DNAJC17 gene encoding dnaJ homolog subfamily C member 17 isoform X1, translating into MAVDKELLEMDLYGLLGVGEKASEKEVKKAFRQKALTCHPDKNPDKPRAAEIFHQLSQALAVLTDATARAAYDRVRKAKQQAAERTQKLDEKRKKVKLDLEAREREAQTQESEEEETKITRTLEQEIIRLREEGSRQLEEQQRLIQEQIRLEREQQIPGKQERNGAEGKVTPKLKLRWKCRKEDETRGGYSEDVLLRILQKYGEVLNLLISSRKTGSAVVEFATVKAAEMAVKNEVGLINNPLKISWLEGQPQHSPSTAPPDSTSQPRTSQGQVKHQQLQRSRARLFLTLPKASSAREGRSWSLQDRHLCPGLSLLCYQ; encoded by the exons ATGGCGGTGGataaggagctgctggagatggaCCTGTACGGGCTGCTGGGGGTCGGCGAGAAGGCCTCGGAGAAGGAG GTGAAGAAGGCTTTCCGGCAGAAGGCCCTGACGTGTCACCCAGACAAGAACCCAGACAAACCCCGAGCAG CTGAAATCTTCCACCAGCTGTCCCAGGCCTTGGCCGTGCTGACTGATGCCACAGCCAGG GCAGCCTATGACAGAGTGAGGAAGGCAAAGCAGCAAGCTGCAGAGAGGACACAGAAACTTgatgagaagagaaagaaagtgaagcttg ATCTTGAAGCCAGAGAACGAGAAGCCCAGACCCAGGAGAGTGAAGAGGAGGAGACCAAGATAACGAGAACATTAGAACAAGAA ATCATCCGCCTGCGGGAGGAAGGCTCCcggcagctggaggagcagcagagactcATCCAGGAGCAGATCCGGCTGGAAAGAGAGCAGCAGATCCCAG GCAAACAAGAAAGAAACGGAGCAGAAGGCAAAGTAACTCCCAAGCTCAAG CTGAGATGGAAATGCAGGAAGGAAGATGAGACGAGAGGAGGATACTCAGAAGATGTTCTGCTGAGGATCCTACAAAAG TATGGTGAGGTGCTCAACTTGCTGATCTCCAGTAGGAAGACTGGGAGTGCAGTGGTGGAGTTTGCAACAGTTAAAGCTGCT GAGATGGCTGTGAAGAATGAAGTTGGGTTGATAAATAATCCTCTGAAGATTTCCTGGCTGgaggggcagccccagcacagccccagcacagcccctcctgaCAGCACCAGCCAGCCCAGGACTTCACAG GGGCAGGTgaagcaccagcagctccagaggagcagagccaggctcttcctcACCCTCCCCAAAGCCTCAAGTGCCAGAGAGGGCAGATCTTGGTCACTGCAGGACAGGCacctctgcccagggctctctctgctttgctaCCAGTGA
- the DNAJC17 gene encoding dnaJ homolog subfamily C member 17 isoform X2 produces the protein MAVDKELLEMDLYGLLGVGEKASEKEVKKAFRQKALTCHPDKNPDKPRAAEIFHQLSQALAVLTDATARAAYDRVRKAKQQAAERTQKLDEKRKKVKLDLEAREREAQTQESEEEETKITRTLEQEIIRLREEGSRQLEEQQRLIQEQIRLEREQQIPGKQERNGAEGKVTPKLKLRWKCRKEDETRGGYSEDVLLRILQKYGEVLNLLISSRKTGSAVVEFATVKAAEMAVKNEVGLINNPLKISWLEGQPQHSPSTAPPDSTSQPRTSQGSVVSERDYESLVMMRMRQAAERQQLIQQLQREDEEESHT, from the exons ATGGCGGTGGataaggagctgctggagatggaCCTGTACGGGCTGCTGGGGGTCGGCGAGAAGGCCTCGGAGAAGGAG GTGAAGAAGGCTTTCCGGCAGAAGGCCCTGACGTGTCACCCAGACAAGAACCCAGACAAACCCCGAGCAG CTGAAATCTTCCACCAGCTGTCCCAGGCCTTGGCCGTGCTGACTGATGCCACAGCCAGG GCAGCCTATGACAGAGTGAGGAAGGCAAAGCAGCAAGCTGCAGAGAGGACACAGAAACTTgatgagaagagaaagaaagtgaagcttg ATCTTGAAGCCAGAGAACGAGAAGCCCAGACCCAGGAGAGTGAAGAGGAGGAGACCAAGATAACGAGAACATTAGAACAAGAA ATCATCCGCCTGCGGGAGGAAGGCTCCcggcagctggaggagcagcagagactcATCCAGGAGCAGATCCGGCTGGAAAGAGAGCAGCAGATCCCAG GCAAACAAGAAAGAAACGGAGCAGAAGGCAAAGTAACTCCCAAGCTCAAG CTGAGATGGAAATGCAGGAAGGAAGATGAGACGAGAGGAGGATACTCAGAAGATGTTCTGCTGAGGATCCTACAAAAG TATGGTGAGGTGCTCAACTTGCTGATCTCCAGTAGGAAGACTGGGAGTGCAGTGGTGGAGTTTGCAACAGTTAAAGCTGCT GAGATGGCTGTGAAGAATGAAGTTGGGTTGATAAATAATCCTCTGAAGATTTCCTGGCTGgaggggcagccccagcacagccccagcacagcccctcctgaCAGCACCAGCCAGCCCAGGACTTCACAG GGATCCGTGGTCTCGGAGCGGGATTACGAGAGCCTGGTGATGATGAGGAtgaggcaggcagcagagaggcagcagctgatccagcagctccagagggaggatgaggaggagtcTCACACCTAG
- the C18H15orf62 gene encoding uncharacterized protein C15orf62 homolog, mitochondrial, whose translation MDTWRRGSIKSTTFFRRFSLRRHKKLGNQVIILNQNSHTLDSDGQKRECLRDLKDKSEYLSYQSEQNLAKAQAPPKPPRLYLDSSSCPNIIDHTDSHPDLSFSGAAPQYHKATQTQSQHKEQGAACGAAETPGTALPDLPDPFLSFKVDLGLSLLEDVLQTLRKQNPRDYAI comes from the coding sequence ATGGATACTTGGAGGAGAGGCTCCATCAAGTCCACAACGTTCTTCAGACGTTTCTCGCTCAGGAGACACAAAAAGCTGGGCAACCAAGTCATCATCCTGAACCAGAACAGCCACACTCTGGACAGTGATGGGCAGAAGAGGGAATGCTTGAGGGATCTGAAGGACAAGTCTGAATACCTCTCATACCAGAGTGAGCAAAACCTTGCCAAGGCACAAGCACCTCCCAAGCCTCCCCGGCTCTACTTGGACAGTTCCAGCTGCCCCAACATCATCGACCACACAGATTCCCACCCTGACCTCTCCTTTtctggggctgctccccagTACCACAAAGCCACCCAGACTCAGTCCCAGCACAAGGAGCAGGGTGCAGCCTGCGGGGCGGCCGAGACGCCGGGCACAGCTCTGCCCGACCTGCCCgatcccttcctctccttcaaGGTGGATTTGGGGCTCTCTCTTCTCGAGGATGTGCTGCAGACCCTCAGGAAACAGAACCCCAGGGATTATGCCATCTGA
- the GCHFR gene encoding GTP cyclohydrolase 1 feedback regulatory protein — translation MPYLLISTQIRMEVGPTMVGDEHSDPGLMTFLGATKRNMMGNHFWEYYVNDAPRVVLDKLESCGYRVVSMTGVGQTLVWCLHKEH, via the exons ATGCCGTACCTGCTGATCAGCACCCAGATCCGCATG GAGGTGGGTCCCACCATGGTGGGGGATGAGCACTCAGATCCCGGCCTGATGACCTTCCTGGGGGCCACCAAGAGGAACATGATGGGCAACCACTT CTGGGAGTACTACGTGAACGATGCCCCTCGGGTGGTGCTGGACAAGCTGGAGAGCTGTGGCTACCGTGTGGTCAGCATGACGGGCGTGGGACAGACCCTGGTCTGGTGCCTGCACAAGGAGCACTGA